Proteins encoded by one window of Portunus trituberculatus isolate SZX2019 chromosome 27, ASM1759143v1, whole genome shotgun sequence:
- the LOC123509556 gene encoding acanthoscurrin-2-like yields the protein MRPIHAFLALALVVACVSAGRIGGGGGCCGGGHGGGGGGGGFGGGGYGGGGGGGGGFSRGFGGGFGGGSFGGGFSGGKGGFGGGGHRGGSGGFGGGSYGGGSSFGGGSFGGGSFGGGSFGGGSHGGSFGGGGFRSGGRYGK from the exons ATGAGACCCATCCACGCCTTCCTGGCCCTGGCCCTCGTCGTGGCCTGCGTTAGCGCCGGCAGgattggcggcggcggcggctgctgTGGGGGTGgacatggcggcggcggcggcggcggtggttttggag GTGGCGgctacggcggcggcggcggcggcggcggtggattCAGCAGAGGATTCGGGGGAGGATTTGGCGGTGGCAGCTTTGGTGGCGGTTTTAGTGGTGGAAAGGGAGGCTTCGGCGGTGGCGGCCACCGCGGCGGATCCGGAGGCTTCGGCGGTGGCAGCTATGGTGGTGGAAGCAGCTTCGGTGGCGGCAGCTTCGGCGGCGGCAGCTTCGGTGGCGGCAGCTTCGGTGGCGGCAGCCACGGTGGCAGCTTCGGAGGCGGCGGCTTCAGAAGTG GAGGAAGATACGGCAAGTAA
- the LOC123509613 gene encoding holotricin-3-like, giving the protein MQLRRVLLTVAVVVLVMAALVSGKACCGGHHGGHHGGHHGGHHGGGNHGGGNHGGGGGFGGGGGFGGGSGGGFGGGFGGGGGWGK; this is encoded by the exons ATG caGTTACGGCGTGTCCTACTGaccgtggcggtggtggtgctggtgatggcggCCCTGGTTAGCGGCAAGGCGTGCTGCGGGGGTCACCACGGGGGACACCATGGGGGTCACCACGGTGGTCATCACGGCGGAGGGAACCACGGCGGAGGAaaccatggaggaggaggaggatttgggggcggcggcggcttcgggggaggtagtggag GAGGATTCGGCGGCGGCTTTGGCGGCGGTGGAG GTTGGGGCAAGTGA
- the LOC123509566 gene encoding glycine-rich cell wall structural protein 1.8-like produces the protein MRPIHAFLALALVVACVSAGRIGGGGCCGGGHGGGGGGGGGGFGGGGYGGGGGGGGGFSRGFGGGFGGGSFGGSSGGYGGGSRFSGGGGGGGFRGGFSGGRHGGSGGIGGGGYGGGGSFGGGSFGGRSFGGSSFGGGSRYGGGSFGGGSHGGGSFGGGSHGGSFGGGGFRSGGGYGK, from the exons ATGAGACCCATCCACGCCTTCCTGGCCCTAGCCCTCGTCGTGGCCTGCGTCAGCGCCGGCAGgattggcggcggcggctgctgTGGGGGTGGAcatggaggcggcggcggcggcggcggcggtggttttggag GTGGCGgctacggcggcggcggcggcggcggtggtggattCAGCAGAGGATTCGGGGGAGGATTTGGCGGTGGCAGCTTTGGTGGCAGTTCCGGAGGTTACGGTGGAGGCAGCAGAttcagcggcggcggcggcggcggcggcttccGTGGAGGTTTCAGTGGTGGCCGCCACGGGGGATCCGGAGGCATCGGGGGTGGCGGCTACGGTGGTGGCGGTAGCTTCGGTGGCGGCAGCTTCGGCGGCCGCAGCTTCGGCGGCAGCAGCTTCGGTGGCGGCAGCAGATACGGTGGCGGCAGCTTCGGTGGCGGGAGCCACGGTGGCGGCAGCTTCGGTGGCGGGAGCCACGGTGGCAGCTTCGGAGGCGGCGGCTTCAGAAGTG GAGGAGGATACGGCAAGTAA
- the LOC123509612 gene encoding tenecin-3-like: protein MQLRRALLTLAVVVVMVMLMAARVTAEAEAAAEAEACCGGHHGGHHGGHHGGHHGGHHGGHHGGHHGGHHGGHHGGHHGGYGGHHGHHGGYYG, encoded by the exons ATG CAGCTGCGGCGCGCCCTCCTAaccctggcggtggtggtggtgatggtgatgttaatgGCGGCCAGGGTCACTGCGGAGGCGGAGGCTGCAGCGGAGGCTGAGGCGTGCTGTGGCGGTCACCATGGCGGCCACCACGGAGGTCACCACGGAGGTCACCACGGAGGGCACCACGGAGGGCACCACGGAGGGCACCACGGAGGGCACCACGGGGGTCACCATGGGGGTCATCATGGCGGCTACGGAGGTCATCACGGTCATCATGGGGGTTACTATG gttgA